A genomic window from Rhizobium sp. EC-SD404 includes:
- a CDS encoding phosphatidylserine decarboxylase, whose protein sequence is MDVWHSIRNVLVPVRREGYPFIAVFLVAAILLGFVADWLFWIGLILTAWCVYFFRDPERVTPIDEDLVISPADGRVSAVTRVVPPAELELGAAPMLRISVFMNVFDCHVNRAPLAGSIDRIVYSKGSFLNAELDKASTENERNGMVITTTRGEIGVVQIAGLVARRILCFAEEGDRLETGGRFGLIRFGSRLDVFLPEGARPRVAIGQTAIAGETVIAEFNSPKGPVVTRRD, encoded by the coding sequence ATGGACGTCTGGCACAGTATCAGAAACGTGCTCGTCCCCGTGCGGCGGGAGGGCTACCCCTTTATCGCCGTATTTCTGGTGGCGGCGATCCTTCTCGGCTTCGTCGCAGATTGGCTGTTCTGGATCGGACTGATCCTCACGGCCTGGTGCGTCTATTTCTTCCGCGACCCGGAACGGGTAACGCCGATCGACGAGGATCTGGTGATCAGCCCGGCGGATGGCAGGGTGTCGGCCGTCACCCGCGTCGTCCCGCCCGCCGAGCTTGAGCTGGGCGCCGCGCCGATGCTTCGGATCTCGGTCTTCATGAATGTGTTCGATTGCCATGTGAACCGCGCGCCGCTTGCCGGCTCGATCGATCGGATCGTCTATTCCAAGGGCTCGTTCCTCAACGCCGAACTGGACAAGGCGAGCACCGAAAACGAGCGTAACGGCATGGTAATCACGACCACCCGCGGTGAAATCGGCGTTGTCCAAATCGCCGGCCTCGTCGCCCGCCGCATTCTCTGCTTTGCCGAGGAGGGCGATCGCCTGGAAACGGGTGGACGGTTCGGCCTGATCCGCTTCGGTTCGCGGCTCGATGTCTTCCTGCCGGAAGGCGCTCGTCCGCGCGTTGCCATTGGCCAGACGGCGATCGCCGGCGAGACGGTCATCGCGGAATTCAACTCGCCCAAAGGCCCGGTGGTCACCCGCCGCGACTGA
- a CDS encoding ABC transporter ATP-binding protein/permease, which translates to MASKTVSADSGNPLQTLRNLWPYMWPSARPDLKRRVVWATLFLVLSKMVLIVVPYFFKWATDSLNGELQMPDFVPQLMLGGVMLVIAYNAARIVQWGLNQLRDALFASVGQYAVRRLAYQTFVHMHQLSLRFHLERRTGGLSRIIERGTKGIETIVRFTILNTVPTLLEFAMVAAIFAFAFGFSYFAITALTVFFYSWFTIRASDWRIGIRRAMNNSDTEANTKAIDSLLNFETVKYFGNETMEANRFDQSMERYEKSATQVWTSLGWLNMGQGVIFGIGMTLMMVLSAMAVQRGEQTIGDFVFVNAMLMQLSVPLNFIGFVYREIRQGLTDIEQMFDLLEVDPEITDKAGAAALVVGTGAIRFDNVHFAYDAARPILKGISFEVPAGHTVAIVGPSGAGKSTISRLLYRFYDVQQGSVTIDGQDVRDVTQKSLRAVIGMVPQDTVLFNDTLEYNIRYGRVDATEAEVRQAADLAQVGRFISSLPDGYRTMVGERGLKLSGGEKQRVAIARTILKAPPILILDEATSALDTATEQEIQTSLDFVSRGRTTLVIAHRLSTVIGADEIIVLQDGKIAERGPHARLIAQGGLYTAMWDRQREAIEAEEKLKKVQEEDELGVVVRRRTPERDPA; encoded by the coding sequence CGAAAACTGTGTCGGCGGATTCCGGCAATCCGCTCCAGACGTTGCGCAACCTCTGGCCCTATATGTGGCCGTCCGCTCGGCCGGATCTGAAGCGCCGCGTCGTCTGGGCGACGCTGTTCCTCGTCCTGTCGAAGATGGTTCTGATCGTCGTACCCTATTTCTTCAAATGGGCGACGGATTCACTGAACGGCGAGCTGCAGATGCCGGATTTCGTGCCGCAGCTCATGCTCGGCGGCGTCATGCTGGTCATCGCCTACAACGCTGCCCGCATCGTGCAGTGGGGCCTGAACCAGCTGCGAGACGCGCTCTTTGCCAGCGTCGGGCAATATGCCGTGCGTCGCCTGGCCTACCAGACCTTCGTGCACATGCACCAATTGTCGCTGCGCTTTCACCTCGAGCGCCGCACCGGCGGCCTGTCGCGCATCATCGAGCGCGGCACCAAAGGCATCGAAACAATTGTCCGCTTCACGATCCTGAACACCGTGCCTACGCTCCTGGAATTCGCGATGGTCGCGGCGATCTTCGCCTTCGCGTTCGGCTTTTCCTATTTCGCCATCACGGCTTTAACCGTGTTTTTCTATAGCTGGTTCACGATCCGCGCATCCGATTGGCGCATCGGCATCCGCCGCGCCATGAACAACTCCGACACGGAAGCGAACACCAAGGCGATCGACTCGCTCCTCAATTTCGAGACGGTCAAATATTTCGGCAACGAGACGATGGAAGCGAACCGCTTCGATCAGTCCATGGAGCGATACGAGAAGTCGGCGACCCAGGTTTGGACCTCGCTCGGCTGGCTCAATATGGGGCAGGGCGTCATCTTCGGTATCGGAATGACACTGATGATGGTGCTCTCGGCCATGGCCGTCCAGCGCGGCGAGCAGACGATCGGCGATTTCGTCTTCGTCAACGCGATGCTGATGCAGCTGTCCGTGCCGCTGAACTTCATCGGCTTCGTCTACCGCGAGATCCGCCAGGGCCTGACCGACATCGAGCAGATGTTCGATCTCCTGGAGGTCGATCCGGAAATCACCGATAAAGCCGGAGCTGCCGCGCTCGTCGTCGGCACCGGCGCGATCCGCTTCGACAATGTGCATTTCGCCTACGATGCCGCACGGCCCATCCTGAAAGGCATTTCTTTCGAAGTGCCGGCTGGTCATACGGTGGCGATCGTCGGACCTTCGGGTGCAGGCAAGTCGACCATCTCGCGGCTGCTCTATCGCTTCTATGACGTGCAGCAGGGCAGCGTGACGATCGACGGGCAGGATGTGCGCGATGTGACCCAGAAATCCTTGCGCGCCGTCATCGGCATGGTTCCGCAGGATACGGTGCTCTTCAACGACACGCTGGAATACAACATCCGTTACGGCCGTGTCGATGCGACCGAGGCGGAGGTTCGGCAAGCCGCCGATCTCGCGCAGGTCGGGCGATTCATCTCGTCGCTGCCGGATGGGTACCGCACGATGGTCGGCGAGCGTGGCCTCAAGCTTTCCGGCGGAGAAAAGCAGCGTGTCGCCATCGCGCGAACGATCCTGAAGGCCCCGCCGATCCTCATCCTGGACGAGGCCACGTCGGCGCTGGATACCGCCACCGAGCAGGAAATCCAGACATCGCTCGATTTCGTCTCCAGGGGCCGCACCACGCTCGTGATCGCCCACCGCCTGTCGACCGTCATCGGCGCCGATGAGATCATCGTGCTGCAGGATGGGAAGATCGCCGAGCGCGGTCCCCACGCCCGCCTGATTGCACAGGGTGGTCTCTACACGGCCATGTGGGACAGGCAGCGCGAAGCGATCGAAGCGGAAGAGAAGCTCAAGAAGGTGCAGGAAGAAGACGAGTTGGGCGTGGTCGTTCGTCGCAGAACGCCCGAGCGCGACCCTGCCTGA
- the pssA gene encoding CDP-diacylglycerol--serine O-phosphatidyltransferase — translation MGPRLREISFRMMIPTIITVLAICAGLTGIRLAFEGRVEMAVIMVLVAAFLDGVDGRVARLMKSSSRFGAQMDSLADIVNFGVAPALVLYAYLLNQAESFGWIAALIYVLAAALRLARFNVMDERPKAKWQSNYFVGVPAPFGAMLVLLPVYLGHLGFEPGPVFAGAAIIYTALIAFLLVSRLPVYSGKAVGRIRRDLVLPVLIAIAIYVALLMSYIWATLAVTALIYLATLPMGYRAWRRTYGRPKEAAAVSTEEQDRL, via the coding sequence ATGGGTCCGCGCCTGCGCGAAATCTCCTTCCGCATGATGATCCCGACGATCATCACGGTTCTCGCCATCTGCGCCGGCCTGACGGGCATCCGCCTCGCTTTCGAAGGTCGCGTGGAAATGGCGGTGATCATGGTCCTCGTCGCGGCGTTTCTGGACGGCGTCGATGGCCGCGTCGCGCGCCTGATGAAATCCTCATCCCGATTCGGCGCTCAGATGGATTCGCTCGCCGACATCGTGAATTTCGGCGTCGCTCCCGCACTGGTTCTCTATGCCTATCTCCTGAACCAGGCAGAGTCGTTCGGCTGGATCGCAGCGCTGATCTACGTGCTTGCAGCGGCTCTGCGTCTCGCACGCTTCAACGTGATGGACGAACGGCCGAAGGCAAAATGGCAGTCGAACTATTTCGTCGGTGTGCCGGCACCCTTCGGCGCCATGCTGGTGCTGCTGCCGGTCTATCTCGGCCATCTCGGCTTCGAACCAGGACCCGTCTTTGCCGGTGCCGCGATTATCTATACGGCGCTCATCGCGTTCCTGCTGGTCTCGCGACTGCCGGTCTACTCCGGCAAGGCCGTGGGTCGCATCCGCCGCGATCTGGTTTTGCCGGTGCTGATCGCCATTGCGATCTACGTCGCGCTTCTGATGAGCTATATCTGGGCCACGCTCGCGGTCACCGCTTTGATCTATCTGGCGACGCTGCCAATGGGCTACCGCGCCTGGCGCCGCACCTATGGCCGGCCGAAGGAAGCAGCAGCGGTCTCGACGGAAGAGCAGGACCGTTTGTGA
- a CDS encoding SDR family NAD(P)-dependent oxidoreductase — protein MLDLKGRIALVTGASRGIGYFTALELAKSGAHVIAVARTVGGLEELDDEIKAVGGTATLVPLDLADMKAIDALGGSIHERWGKLDVLVANAGLLGTIAPIGHTKAKDFEKVMTINVNATWRLMRTVEPLIKASDAGRGIFLSSGVAHSCRPFWGAYAASKAAIETMARVWANELVNFGVRINNVNPGATRTAMRAQAVPGENPSTLPDPRDVAAKIVKLADPALAENGMLFDVRQDRFLAYRDPE, from the coding sequence ATGCTCGACCTCAAGGGGCGCATCGCGCTCGTCACCGGCGCGTCGCGCGGTATCGGCTATTTCACCGCGCTCGAGCTGGCGAAATCCGGCGCGCATGTGATCGCCGTTGCCCGGACCGTCGGTGGATTGGAAGAGCTCGACGACGAGATCAAAGCGGTTGGCGGAACCGCCACGCTCGTGCCGCTCGACCTCGCCGACATGAAGGCGATCGATGCGCTCGGCGGCTCGATCCACGAACGCTGGGGCAAGCTTGACGTTCTCGTTGCCAATGCTGGGCTTCTCGGCACAATCGCGCCGATCGGGCACACGAAGGCGAAGGATTTCGAGAAGGTGATGACTATCAACGTCAACGCCACATGGCGGTTGATGCGCACGGTCGAACCGCTGATCAAGGCGTCCGACGCTGGCCGCGGCATTTTCCTGTCGTCAGGCGTTGCCCATTCATGCCGGCCGTTCTGGGGCGCTTATGCGGCCTCCAAGGCTGCGATCGAAACCATGGCGCGGGTCTGGGCGAACGAGTTGGTCAATTTCGGCGTACGGATCAACAATGTGAACCCGGGTGCGACGCGCACTGCAATGCGCGCTCAGGCGGTCCCGGGCGAGAACCCGTCGACCCTGCCCGACCCGCGCGACGTCGCCGCGAAAATCGTCAAGCTTGCGGATCCGGCATTGGCCGAGAACGGCATGCTCTTCGACGTGCGGCAGGACCGCTTCCTCGCCTATCGCGATCCGGAATAA
- the purF gene encoding amidophosphoribosyltransferase has product MTLQTSQTTDTLEDEGDAFRDECGVFGIYGRQDAAAVVTLGLHALQHRGQEAAGIVSYDGKQFFVERHIGLIGDTFTKQSVIDRLQGSRAIGHTRYSTTGGEGLRNVQPFFAEFAGGGFAVAHNGNITNAMTLQKQLQKRGAIFSSTSDTETILHLIAVSSGTQLVDKFIDAITQLEGAFSLVGLSEKKMIGARDPLGIRPLVLGDLDGAYILASETCALDIIGARYVRDIKPGEMVIVTDKGVESRFPFEKTKPRFCIFEYVYFARPDSIIEGRNVYEARKKIGTELAIESPVEADLVVPVPDSGVPAAIGFAQGSGIPFELGIIRNHYVGRTFIQPTAAIRHMGVKLKHNANKRMLEGKRVVLVDDSIVRGTTSQKIVQMVREAGAREVHMRIASPPTMSSCFYGVDTPEKAKLLASRMSIEEMADFIRVDSLAFLSIDGLYRAVNEPSRNNEQPQFCDACFTGDYPTALTDHDGVDNVRTLSLLANNG; this is encoded by the coding sequence ATGACGCTTCAAACGAGTCAGACCACAGACACACTCGAAGACGAAGGCGATGCCTTCCGCGACGAGTGCGGGGTTTTCGGGATTTATGGCAGGCAGGATGCTGCAGCCGTCGTCACGCTCGGGCTTCATGCCCTGCAGCATCGCGGCCAGGAAGCGGCCGGCATCGTGTCCTACGATGGCAAGCAGTTCTTCGTGGAGCGGCACATCGGCCTGATCGGCGACACGTTCACCAAGCAATCGGTCATCGACCGGCTGCAGGGAAGCCGAGCGATCGGCCATACCCGCTATTCGACGACCGGTGGCGAGGGCCTGCGCAACGTGCAGCCCTTCTTCGCGGAATTCGCCGGCGGCGGGTTCGCCGTTGCCCATAACGGCAACATCACCAATGCGATGACGCTGCAAAAGCAGCTTCAGAAGCGGGGCGCGATCTTCTCGTCGACCTCCGACACCGAGACGATCCTGCATCTGATCGCCGTCTCGAGCGGCACGCAACTGGTCGACAAATTCATCGACGCGATTACCCAGCTCGAAGGCGCTTTCTCGCTGGTTGGGCTTTCGGAAAAGAAGATGATCGGCGCGCGCGACCCGCTCGGCATCCGCCCGCTGGTGCTGGGCGACCTCGACGGCGCCTACATCCTTGCTTCCGAGACCTGTGCGCTCGACATCATCGGCGCGCGCTACGTGCGCGACATCAAGCCGGGTGAAATGGTCATCGTCACGGACAAGGGCGTCGAAAGCCGCTTTCCGTTCGAAAAGACGAAGCCGCGCTTCTGCATCTTCGAATACGTGTACTTCGCGCGGCCCGATTCCATCATCGAAGGCCGCAACGTCTACGAAGCCCGCAAGAAGATCGGTACCGAGCTCGCCATCGAAAGCCCGGTCGAGGCCGATCTCGTCGTGCCAGTACCGGATTCGGGCGTACCCGCAGCCATCGGCTTTGCGCAAGGTTCGGGCATCCCCTTCGAGCTCGGCATCATCCGCAATCATTATGTCGGGCGCACCTTCATCCAGCCCACAGCCGCCATCCGGCACATGGGTGTGAAGCTCAAGCACAACGCCAACAAGCGCATGCTGGAAGGCAAGCGCGTGGTGCTTGTCGACGATTCGATCGTGCGCGGTACGACCTCGCAGAAGATCGTCCAGATGGTGCGCGAAGCGGGCGCACGCGAAGTGCACATGCGCATCGCCTCGCCGCCGACCATGTCGTCCTGCTTCTACGGCGTCGATACGCCGGAGAAGGCGAAGCTCCTCGCCTCGCGCATGTCGATCGAGGAAATGGCGGACTTCATCCGAGTCGACAGCCTCGCTTTCCTTTCGATCGACGGGCTCTACAGAGCCGTCAACGAACCGTCGCGCAACAACGAGCAGCCGCAGTTCTGCGATGCCTGCTTTACCGGCGATTACCCGACTGCGCTCACCGACCATGATGGCGTCGACAATGTGCGCACGCTCTCGCTTCTTGCCAACAACGGATAA